In Amia ocellicauda isolate fAmiCal2 chromosome 7, fAmiCal2.hap1, whole genome shotgun sequence, the genomic window TCATTCCAGTACAGAACATTTTTGAGTGATCCTGCCCTTGTTGATTTTTGTAacataattacaattatatgtaatttttgtatgtaattatttGCATATGTCACCCccctccatacacacacacagtttgttCTGTTTATTCATGTCAAGATTGATTAATATACTTAAAAACATCCAAATAGTCATTCTCCTCATTAACCAGAATGAAGAACATATGTCTATTATAATTCAGATCCATCCCATGGAGCCAAAGGGCTTCAAACCGAGCCTCCAGAATTCATACCGGTCGtttatgtaatgttttattgaaGGTTCAGTGGGTGACACTATTACCGCACTCTCAGAAGACAAAACTGGGCCACGGCTTCTCTGCAGGCCGACTGCGAGCAAACTGCCCGCCCCATGGGGAACGGATTAGACGGTCAGTTAGTCTCTAGTCTGTCCATACAGAAGATAGGGCCTACTGTGTTTAGGTCACCACCTCCTCAACCCAGGTCTCCCTACCCTCGGGACAGCAGCCTAGGTGTGGGCAGATCTGTGTGCTAGTGGCTGCTGTCTTACCCTGCCATACAGCCCTGCAGTCTCTCAGAAGGCTCTGTGTTCATGTATTTCTGTCCACCGCGTTTTTGATATCTATGGTGTATATTTATGGAGTTCCAGCTGTGAACTGAACTGGCACTAAACACACCTTGGGACTGTCCCCTTAGTATTACTTACTAAACTCACAGCCGTCTCTCTCCCTGCAGTACTGCAGCTGTGTACCATAGTGCCCCATGAGCTCTGagttttaatatatacactgtacTGAGTTCCTCTAAGTTTCTTCCAGTTTATAATTGTTCTGCACTCATGTGTTGCTTGACCTGACTTTGTTTTATTCGtttttttaaagttatattaaaGGCCCTCATTGTTTGTCTATACTTTCTATCTTATCCGTTGCAATGAAAGGTAAATATTTCTGGAATTGGATAATGGTGCCAACTTTCTCTCTAGATTAATAAGTAATAGATTACTGAGATATATAAAAACTTCAGAATCACACTCTGTTGGAGAAAAGTTGAAATGGTACACCTGGATTAACTATAGATTATGCCCATTCATAGTAAAACCCGGTTACTTTCTGTGCTTTGCTTGTATCAAGTGACCCATCCTCTTCTACCAAAATACCACCATACCAGCCAGCGCAGTCCAGCGGCTCTCTCACTGTTACAATGTTGTTCACTCAGATGAGATTATTGCGGCGACTCTGCTGTCTGTGCCAGATCACTctcgtttttttaattttatttttttatctggcTCACATAAAAGTTTGTTACAGTGTCTCATGAAATATGTCTTGTATTTTAGGCTCCATGGTTCATGATTATCACCACACTCGCCTGCGCTGAACTGTAATTCCTCCCGCTGTTACAGTCACATCTGGAATTTGAACATTCCAACAGCTTACTGTAGTTTGTGTCGAGGCAAATTGATAAACTCTAATTTATACACACAGCAAAGATACAAGTCTCTTTTGTGTACCACAGCACAGCCTACATTACCATTACATTTCTGTAGACTACATCAGCGCACTCACTGATTAGAACAGGCCCCCGGCCCCATAGAAATCAAACCTTTACAAGGACACACCCCGGGGGTCATTTTATTGATGACATTTTTGTGCCACAAATGCGGTTAATGGAGTTTTGAACTGAGGTTCGGGAGGAGGACAACCCCAATCTCCATCTGACTTCTGCTTTACCAAGCATAGCTATCCAGCAACACACGCACTTTCCCAGTATTCCTTGCTTTGCATCCCTCCTCGAACCTGAACACTGCTTTTGCAGCAGCTCCATGGCTCATTCCACCTAAtacgggggggtggggggtccgTTGGCCTTGTCCTGTTGGCCAGGTCATTGTTCCCTTAGTCAAGCgagtctaggccaaaataaacacTACTTATCTTCTACTACATATGACCACTGGGGTTGTCTGAACTCCTAAAATTCGTGTGGGACTATTTTTGATGTTTGGTGTAGCCATCTCTGCACAAAATATCTGGAATCAGTGTAAGACTGCAGGATTGTAGCCTACCATGCTATTCACTGGAGAAGAAGCCCAGTTTagatattttcttcttcttttcatgTTGTGATCCCAGTCCTTTTTCTTTGTTCTGCCCATTTCTGTTCTCAAGATTTCGAAGAACCACTTATGTTCCACATTAACAGGGCCCCCTTCTCCATGCCCAGATAAGTATTCTTAACCCCAGGGGGCCCATGCTAAAGAACAGCGTGTCCCACCCTGGACTCCACTCCTTTGAGAACTAAgactgtatatgtatagtatGTGCCCCAGTGTCTGCTTGTGAGTCGTTGGTTTAACATAACTTGAACAATAAAGGAGACAGGGAAAATAGACTCTTAAACAGCCATTTTCCTTCTGatataacaaaaatatgaatgtgacTACAGGACTATTTATCATACTGAGTGTATCAATCTGTGCAGAAATAACTGTAATCCATCTAgaaatttaaatcaaatcagtGATCGGTACAATACAATGGGTTGTGAACATCAACGACTGCTTTTAAATCCTAAATCCATCTGTAATACATTCAGACACTGACTGATTCTTATTCAGCAGTCTGATCGAACGAAATGCTGCTGTATTAAAAACAACCATCCACTGTCCAGTCATACTTGTGGAGCGAGTTGTGTAGTATTTAAAAATGGTCTTTACCTGGTAAATAACCCTTTTTATTTCAGCTCTGTaattcttctctccctctctcttgtgCCTCAGCCTCCATCCCATTCTTTGCCTGTGAGCTGAAGGCAGTGGAGCCGTACAGCCGGGGCTTCTTCTGCGGGGACGAGACCATCACCTACCCGTACCTGACGAAGGAGTCCATCTCGGATGAGCTGCTCATCGCCGGGGGAATCATCATCACAGGGCTGAGTGTGAGTCTCCGCCCCGAGCCCCCTTGGTTTCTGGTCGAGGACCTCATGAAAGACTGAATGTCCAGATTGAGCTTCAACTGCATGGCCCCCAAAACACCCACAAATTCTCAGTGTGAGGAAGAGCCTCTGTCCTGATACACCTGCACTGAACGCTCACCTGTTTGTTCATATGTTTACAGACCCCTGCTGGCTCAGCAGTGGGTGTGCAGGGCCCCCCTGTGGGTGTTTGAGGGGCGTCCCGTGGTTAACCCTGTGCCCATGGCTGTGCTCTGTCCTCAGATCGCGCTGGGGGAGTGCTACCGGGTACGGTACCGCAGCGTGCGCTCGCGGGCCTTCGTCACCAACCTGTACGTGTCCACCCTGTACAAAGAGATCGGCAGCTTCCTGTTCGGCTGCTGCGTGGGCCAGTCGCTCACCAACATGGCCAAGCTCAGCGTGGGGCGGCTGCGGCCCCACTTCCTCACAGTGTGCAAGCTCAGCTACGCCGATCTCAACTGCACCGAGGGCAGCTACATCCAGGAGTTTGAGTGCCCCCAGCAAGACAAGAAACTGGTAATAGAGGCCAGGTATGTGCCCCTCTTTACTTTCTTCACCTGCCGCTTTCCAGTACAGAGAGAGAATTTAAGTGAATCTGTGTCGGATCAGATTCTTTGAGTGCATCTGTTCAGTGTTATTCTAGCAAAGAGGTCATCTCAGTAGACTTTCAGCGCTTCCTACTCTGGTAAAAGTCACGTGTCTCTTGTTTTCCTTTATCTGATTTCACTCTTTTGTGGTGGTTTTATATGGTTTTGTATCACACTGAACTTTTTGAGCTGGTATGAGGACGACTAGTGTCCGTgttcagtggagtccagcctcAGGCCGGGACATTTCACCCCACAATTCACCACTCTGTATGCCTCCCACTACTGCGCCGTGTTCGTGCTCACAGACTGAGCCTGATGTCAGAGGTTCTGGGATCCTGACGGCACAGCTGTCCTGGGGAGCCTGGGAGAAGTTGGGATTTATCAGtcagacttttttatttttctccctccctccctctctctctctctcacaggaaGTCCTTCTACTCCGGCCACGCTTCCTTTGCAATGTACACCATGCTGTATCTGGCGGTGAGTGTCTTCTCTTGATGTCACTTGATATGGCTCTGCTAAACTCGAGGTTACTTGATACGAATCAGCAAAACGCTGCAGATGGTCTGTCTTGATGCTGAGTTGAGTCTCCTGCCCATGTGGTTCTGCAGTAATGCTGTTTATCTTAAGTACTTTTGTATATTCATCTGAAATAGAGTAagtatgatgatgataatgatgataataataattataattagaaTACAGTTCCCCTTTCGTGCTTGGTTGCTGTACATGCAGTTTACAGTGCAGGCTAATTCTCACAGAGTATGGGGTGGGGGGCCCTTGACCCCCGATTCCCGTTAACCCTCCCCACTCAATGCTGTCCTGCACTGCCTCCCCACTGCCCCAGCGATGTCCTCACATCACATCACCCCATCCCTCCGTCCGCCCAGCATGGCCCAATGTTGTGCCACGTCAATATCCACTGACAACATCTTTCAGGGGCGACAGTAACCAAGTCCTGCCCTGGACCAGACTGAGAGCCCTGTttacgtttttttatttttttaatgataccAGGGAATATGGTTCTGTGCTGCTGTGAGCTTCCGGAGGGAGTCCCTTTGCAATAAGGAGACTAATAAGCCTCTCGTGGGGTCCAGGTCGCCATTTTGAAACTCTTGGCAATCTAGTCATGTTTTATCCTACATGGGCTTTGTTCAGCTAACTAAGCCTACCAAAGCAGATCCCATGGACGTGATAGATTGGGGAATTCAAAGATAAATGCGCCAGTGAAGCATtcaggggaaaaaaggaaaagcactctatgtataaaatgtatgtgtattcTAGAATGTTCTACTTGCAAATACTAATGCATTTTTACTGAGTAGAAAGTGGTGGGGATGTGTCTGTTAACCAAAATCTGTAGTACAGGTAAGCCGTCAGCTCCCAGTTATGCAGTCCAGCTCAAATCTCACTAGCCCATTTTGCATTCATATAAAAAAGGTCTAGACAAAACACacagtaaaaagtaaaaaggtATTTGAGACAGAAGCAAAGAGAGAAAAGCAAACCACCAGTGCTGAGCCCTGGATTAGTCCCTGTGTCCCAATTCTCACATAATCTTGACTTTTAATGAGATACTCCATTGCTAGCCAGCGAGTAGGAATTTGGCCTTCAAGGAGGTGCAAAACAAGCTCGCCAAAAAGCAACCTGCCAATCCCGGGACTTTGCCAGAGCTGCGGTGGGATTCCAGCAATGCCTAGAATGTAGTCTTGACAGATCAATGgattgagaaaagaaaaaagaaagaaaacagacaaaaaacaatcatttgTAAAGAAACGCTTTCTAAAAAGGCATTTGTTAGCAGCCCCAAAAAACAGTGAGAGAAAGTCTCCCACTTTGGTAATTCCCTTTCCCCCTGCTCCCCCCACTCAGACAAACAGAGCCATCTTTGTTGAGGGGCAAGCAGGTCCGTTGGTGCGAGGTTGGGCTGGGGGGTATGAGCCCCCGCTGGGAAAGACAGATGGGCTTCTTTCAGAGGCTCGCGGTTCTGTCTGTCGGCCATTGTGAGAGAGGGAGGCCATTGCAGGGGGACAGCCGGCCACTGCGTTGCACTGACACTTGTGAACGGGGGGAGCAGTGCGCCGGGCAGTGGGAATACCGAGGCACACAGCgagggagacagagggacaTTTTAGGCGGCTCAGAAAAGCTAGGTCGAGATCTCGCCCTCTTTCCTTTCTCCACTCACTGTTTCCTTTCAGTCCTTTTTTCTTCCGTCTTTTTCGccatctctcctccctccctcgctctttTTAAAGCCTTCTCTCCCACCCCCCATCTCCTTTATTTCCAGCGTCCTCTGTTCCCTGTCCTTTCCTGTCACTGTACAAGACCAAACTGAGTGAGGAAAAGCTTAGTAAAATCAAAGAGGAACAGCAGACAAGTTGTggtaaaaaaagaataataataatatatatatatatatatatatatatatatatatatatatatatacacacccacacaaatgTTCAAGCCCTCTATTCTGGATTAGTGGGAGCCCAGGATCaccagtttgtttatttattttcaaacaatattttaaatttggAACATCCCTGATAAGATTGGATATGCACTCTGTCCTGCCATACAATGCTTTGAGACAGTCCACACTCAAATAAAGCCTTTACCTATTGAGCCACATTGTTAATTTGACAGGAAGCATGCTGGTAATTAGCTATGCCACCTGTAACATGGTAGGCTTAATTGATCTGTAGATCATTAAAGAAGCAGCCGGTTGATATGACAAACTAGGGAACTAATGATGGTCTTACATTACAAAAGGAAATCCACTTTTCACAATTACCACAGTTTTGTCACCACTAAAGACACAAACAGCCAGATAATCCCTTAATTGTCACTGCATTGTcgaaacattatttatttatacagtgaTTCACTGCAAGCAGTGAGGGAGCCTGCCGTGGGTGACATAATCTTTGGAAGCATGAAGCTGCACAAAcgggagagggagagtctcTGGCCCTGAATGCGTTCTTGTCCCTGTGTGCCCAGTCACACGCAACAGGAATGCGCTGGGCCCTGCGGTCACGTCCCTGTGCCAGAGAGCCCCCGTCACATGTCACAGTCCAGCCCCCTTTCCCAGGCCTCCACTGCACAACAAGTGGTTAATGTGGAAATGGGGATCAGGACCAAAGTGACAAACACAGATACCAAATAATGCCTGACGCTTCATCAAGAGTTAGAGGCtttgtagctgaaacgctgacacttttattattattatccatttCTTAGCaggcgcccttatccaggctacttacagtttacacaagagaCATTACAAATGATTGCAGTACATACACTCAGCTCAAAGTACCATAATCACACATCCTAGCAGAAATGAGCTCACAAGTACAGACGTAATAGAGTTAAGTCCCAGGCATGTGCTACAGGGTGGGGTAGGCATAGCAGTTACAGTAAGATGATATTCATCAGTAATCAGGAGCATGAGGGAGCAAGGTTTAATATGACAGTGACAGGGACTGTGCAGACCTGCTCTcgatgggaaggtcgttccaccacttaggggatTTCTTGGTGTCCACTGTCTTTACGATTAAAATGTTTATCTAAATATCCAAAGCAGTAAAattctgctttattttatttctctgagTGGCGATCGTTCTTTGTTTACAGTACCCGCTTATTTTGGGATCCCGCACGACTACTTTCGCTTGTAATTTTGTGGATACGTTTGCacgtaattatattattaattaaaaacatacagacAAAAACTATTGCTAACACAGCACACAGCGTTGGTGGTGTTGCGCCAGGACTGCGTTGCTGCAGAACGCTGCTGTGGCTGTGCTGTAGGAGCAAAGGGGTGAGAATACCCACCCGTATCACTGTGGTGGTTTATGACTGTCATCAATGTCAGTTTCCTGCACTGAATTTGTGTACTGAGCATGCATTAGCTGTTGACACTCAACGTGCGGAAACCAGGAGCGAAGCCACTGTAGTCATTTTATAGTTGTTTGCTAGGTTTGCCCCAAATGTTTTTGTACATCTTTAGATTGGCGCTTGATCGTTTTCCATCCTGTTCTTTGCTTCCCTTTTGTATATATAGGTATACGATTTAATAGACATTTAAGATTTAAGTCATTTAATAGACGCATTTAATAGACGCTTTTATCCAAGGGGACGTCACATGGTCTTTCTACAGCAAACATGAAATGTACGTCAGTTACAAAACATTACGAAGGGTGTTACATCACTGCTATGAAATAATCGCCCACACGTTACAGTGAATCACATGAAGGTATAAGATCCAGATGGGCTACTATTATAACAGTTTGCTTGGCAGAAGGAGAGACGTACGAGCAATGAAGGGAAAAAATTACCCAAGCAAATGACATCGATAGTTGTAGCAATTCAGGGCGATGTCTAAAGTCGTGATTTTCTGAAGCTTGACTTGCTCTTTAAACAGTAATtacatgtgtgtatattattttagttttttgttttttttactatgCCCCATTACAGGTCTTTTCGCCCATGGCAGAGACCCATGTATTCCTGTTTTCAACTCCAGTTTAATTCCTCATTCCTTAGGCCTACTGAACCCTTAACTGTAGTCTGTTTCTTAATTTGCGGTTTTTAAAAACTGTTTACAGCTCTCTGTTCTTGGTTTGACAAATGCCCCACTTTGAGGAACATAGTTTGACCAGGAAGTTAGGCACAGCAAGCTCTCGTCTGGTCGATTTCTCAATATTCATCCTCTATATTTTGTCTAAACCACGGTTGACAACTTGGCAATTACCAATTAACACTGCGGGAATTACACTGCATTAATCTCCCTCTGTAACAATCCTTTCTCAGTGTCGAGAGAGCCCAGCTGCTTCAATTCCAGACAGCTGGCCCCTGAAACGGGATACCTAAGTGAGGGCAGCTCTGAAACCCAGCACTGAGTGGAGATTTAGTTCTTCATATCTAATCCCTTCTGACATTTGAAAAGAAGGAAACAGAAGAGATCAATTGGAAGGACAACCACAGCTCACAGGGGTCATCTTGGTCCAGGGCAAGAAATCGCTGCCCCGTTGTTACGAGCAGATTCACAATCATCCCAGCCAACACATTTTGGTCTGGCAGCATTGTGTGAAGTTGTGGTTTGGTTGTATCTTGGTTCTGGCAAGTGAGAAAGAAGTGTGATGACCTCTGACCCCATGGAGTCGTTAATGTTCTCTGTTGGTTGTAGAATTACATTGTAACAAGCATCACTGTATCATTTTGCAGGCATGTAGTATATTTCATTGGCTTATTTTGTTAAATTTTACTTTAACTGTTTAGTGTATTTTGATTTTGCCATGTGTGACTAATTCTTCTCTTCAATGTAGTTATATATGTCAATGACAACACCTCCTGGAGTCTATAAATTCCTGTTGCCTCAATACCACTTAGTTCTGTGTTCACTTTAttgcaatgttgccacaaccTTATCTGGT contains:
- the ppap2d gene encoding phosphatidic acid phosphatase type 2D, translated to MQNCKFGPLPSGVLPRDQELHGRLGDCGEAGGPKHNGAGKSHTSIPDKGQRKKRKMLVCLDVLCLFVASIPFFACELKAVEPYSRGFFCGDETITYPYLTKESISDELLIAGGIIITGLSIALGECYRVRYRSVRSRAFVTNLYVSTLYKEIGSFLFGCCVGQSLTNMAKLSVGRLRPHFLTVCKLSYADLNCTEGSYIQEFECPQQDKKLVIEARKSFYSGHASFAMYTMLYLAFYLQARFTWRGARLLRPLVQFLLVMLAVYTGLTRVSDYKHHPSDVLTGFLQGALVAYWVAFYISTMFKIPNPKPTETTSSLDSPVSSQQAMC